The Methanosphaera stadtmanae DSM 3091 genome includes a window with the following:
- a CDS encoding flavodoxin family protein: MKIIGINTSPREGSNVRIALENALEASKAKGAETEIFDINKMNITACQGDNYCKSHEGKCAVDDDMQKIYKAIEEADGVILATPVYFFDVNAQAKLFIDRLYSYFQFPFVETYGTKKFAMIVSQGMEDPELFKGTLNKQVEAFGFLGFDVQGLTVVPDNNIPGAIKDKENQLAQVKAVGEKIVE; the protein is encoded by the coding sequence ATGAAAATAATAGGAATAAATACAAGTCCACGTGAAGGAAGTAATGTAAGAATTGCATTAGAAAATGCACTCGAAGCTTCAAAAGCAAAAGGAGCAGAAACTGAAATATTTGATATTAATAAAATGAATATAACAGCATGTCAAGGAGATAACTACTGTAAATCCCATGAAGGAAAATGTGCAGTAGATGATGATATGCAAAAAATTTACAAAGCAATAGAAGAAGCTGATGGAGTAATACTTGCAACACCAGTATATTTCTTTGATGTAAATGCACAAGCAAAATTATTTATTGACAGATTATATTCATACTTCCAATTTCCATTTGTAGAAACCTATGGAACAAAAAAATTTGCAATGATAGTATCACAAGGAATGGAAGATCCTGAATTATTTAAAGGAACCTTAAATAAACAAGTAGAAGCATTTGGATTTTTAGGATTTGATGTACAAGGATTAACAGTAGTTCCTGATAATAATATTCCAGGTGCAATTAAAGATAAAGAAAATCAATTAGCTCAAGTAAAAGCTGTTGGAGAAAAAATTGTAGAATAA